The Apium graveolens cultivar Ventura chromosome 6, ASM990537v1, whole genome shotgun sequence genome contains a region encoding:
- the LOC141665759 gene encoding protein NRT1/ PTR FAMILY 6.3-like — protein MALPEIQADKTLGDAWDYKGRPAVRSATGGWTAAAMILGVEACERLTTLGIAVNLVTYLTSTMHLGSASSANTVTNFLGTSFMLCLLGGFVADTFLGRYLTIAIFATVQGIGVTILTISTMIPSLHPPRCDPGSPSCQSADGMQLVVLFTALYLTALGTGGLKSSVSGFGSDQFDDTNKEEKAQMTSFFNWFFFFISIGSLVAVTVLVYIQDNVGRRWGYGVIACAIVFGILVFLSGTKKYRFKKLLGSPLTQIAAVCVGAWRKRNLQTPSDLSLLFTIDDIENEGSKKKQKLPHSKQFRFLDKAAIIDANTKINMSNAQDKWFLSTLTDVEEVKMVIRMLPIWATTIMFWTVYAQMTTFSVSQATTLDRHIGKSFEIPAASMTAFFVGSILLTVPVYDCIVIPLAKKFLKNPQGLSPLQCIGVGLVLSIFAMAAAAFTEIKRLDVAREHNLVHAHNAVLPLSVFWLIPQFFFVGAGEAFTYIGQLDFFLKECPKGMKTMSTGLFLSTLSLGCFFSSVLVSIVHKFTGDNKPWLADNLNEGKLYNFYWLLTILSVLNMILFLLGANWYVYKDKRLAEEGIEPEEEESALH, from the exons ATGGCCCTACCCGAAATTCAAGCCGATAAAACTCTCGGAGATGCGTGGGATTACAAAGGCCGTCCCGCCGTCCGGTCCGCCACCGGTGGCTGGACAGCGGCTGCTATGATCCTAG GAGTGGAAGCATGTGAAAGGTTGACGACACTAGGCATTGCCGTGAACTTGGTGACATACTTAACAAGCACCATGCATCTAGGCAGCGCAAGCTCCGCCAACACAGTCACCAACTTTCTTGGGACTTCCTTTATGCTCTGTTTGCTTGGCGGTTTCGTTGCTGACACTTTTCTTGGAAG GTACCTTACCATTGCTATTTTTGCCACAGTCCAGGGAATT GGTGTGACAATCTTGACGATCTCAACCATGATTCCGAGTCTTCATCCTCCGAGATGCGATCCGGGTTCACCATCATGCCAATCTGCAGACGGCATGCAACTAGTTGTTCTCTTTACAGCCCTGTACCTCACTGCCCTTGGAACTGGTGGCTTAAAATCTAGTGTTTCAGGGTTCGGTTCGGATCAGTTCGACGACACgaacaaagaagaaaaagcaCAAATGACAAGTTTTTTCAACTGGTTCTTTTTCTTCATAAGTATTGGATCACTAGTAGCTGTGACAGTTCTTGTTTACATACAAGATAATGTAGGGAGGCGTTGGGGTTATGGTGTTATTGCTTGCGCAATCGTTTTCGGGATTCTCGTGTTTTTATCAGGTACGAAAAAATACCGGTTCAAGAAACTTCTGGGGAGCCCGTTAACCCAGATTGCTGCTGTCTGTGTTGGTGCATGGAGAAAGAGAAATTTGCAAACCCCATCTGATTTGTCACTTTTATTTACCATCGATGACATCGAAAATGAAGGATCCAAGAAGAAACAGAAGCTACCGCATAGTAAACAGTTCCG CTTCTTGGATAAGGCTGCCATCATTGACGCCAACACTAAAATTAACATGTCTAATGCTCAAGATAAATGGTTTCTCTCTACTTTAACTGATGTTGAAGAAGTTAAAATGGTGATTAGGATGTTACCAATCTGGGCTACCACTATCATGTTTTGGACAGTTTATGCCCAGATGACCACTTTTTCAGTATCACAGGCTACAACCTTGGACCGTCACATTGGTAAATCTTTCGAGATTCCTGCAGCCTCCATGACTGCTTTCTTTGTTGGCAGCATCCTCTTGACTGTCCCTGTCTATGACTGTATCGTCATTCCCCTTGccaaaaaattcctaaaaaatcCACAAGGCTTGAGCCCCTTGCAATGCATCGGAGTTGGTCTTGTTTTGTCAATTTTTGCCATGGCTGCTGCAGCATTCACAGAAATCAAAAGATTAGATGTTGCCCGAGAACATAATTTGGTTCATGCTCATAATGCTGTCCTACCTTTAAGTGTTTTCTGGCTAATCCCACAGTTTTTCTTCGTGGGAGCGGGGGAGGCATTCACATATATCGGGCAGCTAGATTTTTTTCTCAAGGAGTGTCCTAAAGGGATGAAGACGATGAGCACAGGTCTATTCTTAAGCACACTTTCACTAGGGTGTTTCTTTAGCTCCGTATTGGTTAGTATTGTTCACAAGTTTACAGGAGATAATAAGCCATGGTTAGCTGATAATCTCAACGAAGGAAAGCTCTATAACTTCTACTGGCTACTGACAATTCTGAGTGTTTTGAATATGATTCTATTTCTGCTTGGTGCTAACTGGTATGTGTACAAGGACAAGAGGCTTGCTGAAGAGGGAATTGAACCGGAAGAGGAAGAATCTGCTCTCCACTAA